One part of the Haliotis asinina isolate JCU_RB_2024 chromosome 2, JCU_Hal_asi_v2, whole genome shotgun sequence genome encodes these proteins:
- the LOC137271688 gene encoding probable glutamate receptor, whose protein sequence is MLVQLLMSLNWQSVLVLHQQELDIQFGRSLEASGISYVDYKISSSTEEHLMTILRDVEKVFQPHLHVLLLCDVTTSVLVLRQMSRVCGTRSNSSVDLCHVSRVLAVGTSDDLPVLLDSNIQVENVALLELSTSQVRIWTLMFHENGRGFAAVDVSGVAESVTEVFPNERFGYNGRQLTVVMKVHPWTYGYKIVNKRQVSSLSFHILQMLAENLNFSYKIIPPKESIWGKNENGSWTGVLGMLQRREADLSADHITIHADRYSVADFIMPPLFENRRIVLYRKEDPDEDYLLVYLRPFQSYVFLLLGMSLVVSSILLFSMKVTESYLTSKDWNVNGNMRTEKLCSQCGNKTELAMPPSFQLYGACLKQGSSRHSSHVPELILIAGWWIFTTIISAVYCGTIVAIFAVKLEKPPFSNLAELAAREDYTIGYDSSSITENLFQNTKQSDVRDVVQRVRDASATDPGVLSVNVTEHLQRVHKGKYAFVSGAIILLLANADCKLEALHTNFGHSYTAFHLPKFSPFKQDFENTMYHLRDSGILQRTCHQWSQSAPQVQCPQEDFPKVASLSKVQGIFFAVAAGVMCSVLMLLAEVVWYKTHLHSCP, encoded by the exons ATGCTGGTGCAGCTTCTGATGTCCCTCAACTGGCAGTCAGTGCTTGTCTTGCATCAGCAAGAGCTGG ATATACAGTTTGGCCGCTCGTTGGAGGCATCGGGTATTTCCTATGTGGACTATAAGATCAGCTCCTCCACAGAGGAACACCTGATGACAATCCTTAGAGATGTGGAGAAGGTATTTCAACCTCATCTCCACGTGCTGCTCCTGTGTGACGTCACTACGAGTGTTTTAGTCCTACGTCAAATG TCCAGAGTCTGTGGAACACGATCCAACTCCTCGGTCGACCTGTGCCACGTGTCACGGGTGCTGGCTGTCGGGACATCTGATGACTTACCTGTACTTCTGGACAGTAACATCCAGGTGGAGAATGTGGCGTTGCTGGAACTGTCTACAAGTCAGGTGAG AATATGGACACTGATGTTTCACGAAAATGGACGAGGTTTTGCTGCCGTGGATGTCTCTGGTGTTGCAGAAAGTGTAACAGAAGTATTCCCAAATGAAAGGTTCGGCTACAATGGCCGTCAACTGACAGTCGTCATGAAG GTACACCCATGGACCTATGGCTACAAGATAGTCAACAAGCGACAGGTGTCCAGCTTGTCCTTCCATATATTGCAGATGCTGGCAGAAAATCTGAACTTCAG TTACAAGATCATCCCGCCAAAGGAAAGTATATGGGGCAAGAACGAGAATGGTTCTTGGACAGGGGTCCTTGGCATGTTGCAGAGAAGG GAAGCCGATTTGTCAGCTGACCATATCACCATCCACGCCGACCGATATTCTGTTGCGGATTTCATCATGCCTCCCTTGTTTGaaaacaggcgcattgtactgTACCGGAAGGAAGACCCTGATGAGGACTATTTGTTAGTTTATCTGAGGCCGTTCCAATCTTATGTCTTTTTGCTGCTTGGGATGTCACTTGTAGTTTCATCTATTTTACTGTTCTCCATGAAGGTGACTGAATCGTATTTGACTTCCAAAGATTGGAATGTGAACGGAAATATGCGAACTGAAAAACTGTGCTCACAATGCGGAAATAAGACAGAGCTTGCTATGCCACCTTCATTTCAGCTTTATGGGGCCTGTTTGAAGCAAG GATCGAGCAGACATTCATCCCATGTCCCGGAGCTGATCCTTATCGCTGGATGGTGGATATTTACAACTATTATCTCTGCTGTCTACTGTGGAACGATTGTGGCAATATTTGCTGTAAAGCTAGAAAAGCCTCCATTTTCTAACCTGGCTGAGTTGGCAGCCAGAGAGGACTACACAATTGGCTATGATTCATCAAGCATCACAGAAAACCTTTTCCAG AATACCAAGCAGTCCGATGTTAGAGATGTCGTACAACGAGTCAGGGACGCATCTGCCACAGACCCTGGCGTCCTCAGCGTCAACGTCACCGAGCACCTGCAAAGAGTCCACAAGGGAAAATATGCTTTTGTCTCGGGCGCAATCATTCTGCTTTTAGCTAATGCTGATTGCAAATTGGAGGCACTCCACACCAACTTTGGTCATTCCTACACAGCATTCCATCTTCCAAAGTTTTCGCCGTTTAAACAGGATTTCGAAAACAC GATGTACCATCTCCGCGACAGTGGCATACTGCAGCGCACTTGTCATCAATGGAGTCAGTCTGCTCCACAGGTCCAATGTCCACAAGAGGATTTCCCAAAAGTTGCGTCCCTCTCCAAGGTTCAGGGCATCTTCTTTGCTGTGGCAGCTGGAGTGATGTGCAGCGTCCTGATGCTGCTTGCAGAAGTCGTTTGGTACAAAACGCATTTGCATTCGTGTCCTTGA